One Ricinus communis isolate WT05 ecotype wild-type chromosome 7, ASM1957865v1, whole genome shotgun sequence genomic region harbors:
- the LOC8264219 gene encoding pentatricopeptide repeat-containing protein At3g58590, translated as MTFHGDFIKNHDRLLYLLHACTRARSLATTKPLHALTITLGPNPNQPAYLFNNIISLYTSFSELSLARKVFDNMPQRSIASYNSIITSYCKYGYLEEALGVFSRMRDCGFRPNNFTLSGLLSCSKMDLSIGLQLQALAMKNGLFYIDAFVGTALLNVFGRWGWLNEALHVFEDLPIKSLVTWNSIICLFGQHGYVEDCIIYFCELHREIGCCLSECSFVGVLSGLVCGKYLEFGEQIHSLVTKTGFDYTVSVVNSVISVYVKCATLHLAEKKFEEAACKDIVTWNTMIVALAKSEKPIKALELFFKMPRDAIRPSQITFASLISSCANLQIPMYAEFIHAKVIMHAFDTDVYVGSALVDYYAKCDKLDDARCCFVKIHEKNVVSWNSLILGCANKCPYAAISLLVEMLQCGYQPNEFSFSAVLISSSILELQQLHCLIIRMGYDNNDYVLSSLITSYGRNGLISDALVFLAASETPLAAVPSNNVAGIYNKAGHYYKTLELLSQLEEPDNVSWNIAIAACARNGNYKEVFELFKQMLVAQIHPDNYTYVSLLSSSSQICDLALGSSIHGFLIKNNFSSCDTFVCNVLLDMYGKCGCLRSSVKIFNSMRDRNLITWTALISALGINSCAHEALERFKDMEHQGLRPDKVAFIAVLTACRHGALVGEGIELFKKMKSYGLEPEMDHYHCLVDLFSRHGHVKEAEKVISSMPCPPNALIWRTFLEGCKKYRSKEDQLIVT; from the coding sequence ATGACCTTCCATGGTGATTTCATCAAAAACCATGACCGTCTTCTTTATCTTCTCCATGCCTGCACAAGGGCTCGTTCCCTTGCCACAACAAAACCTCTCCATGCACTCACTATCACACTTGGTCCTAACCCAAATCAACCCGCTTATCTTTTCAACAATATTATTTCTCTGTACACTTCTTTCAGTGAATTGTCCCTCGCACGTAAGGTGTTTGACAATATGCCCCAAAGAAGTATTGCATCCTATAACTCGATTATCACTTCTTATTGTAAGTATGGTTATTTAGAAGAAGCTTTGGGAGTTTTTTCTCGGATGAGAGATTGTGGGTTTCGGCCCAATAACTTCACGTTGTCTGGGTTATTGTCATGTTCAAAAATGGATCTTTCGATTGGGCTTCAATTGCAGGCATTGGCGATGAAGAATGGGCTGTTTTATATTGATGCTTTTGTGGGTACTGCTTTATTGAATGTGTTTGGAAGGTGGGGGTGGTTAAATGAGGCATTGCATGTTTTTGAGGATTTGCCTATTAAGAGCTTGGTGACATGGAATTCTATAATATGTTTATTTGGACAACATGGCTATGTGGAAgattgtattatttatttctgtgAGCTCCACAGGGAAATAGGTTGTTGTTTATCTGAATGTTCTTTTGTGGGTGTCTTATCTGGATTAGTATGTGGGAAATATTTGGAATTTGGAGAACAAATACATAGTTTAGTTACTAAGACTGGGTTTGACTACACAGTTTCAGTTGTGAATTCTGTAATCAGTGTGTATGTCAAATGTGCGACATTACACCTAGCAGAGAAAAAGTTTGAGGAGGCTGCTTGTAAGGACATTGTGACATGGAATACTATGATTGTTGCATTGGCAAAAAGTGAGAAGCCTATAAAAGCTTTAGAGCTTTTCTTTAAAATGCCGAGGGATGCAATCAGGCCTAGTCAGATAACATTTGCGAGTCTCATTAGCTCTTGTGCTAATTTACAGATTCCAATGTATGCAGAATTTATCCATGCTAAAGTAATCATGCATGCTTTTGATACTGATGTTTATGTGGGTAGTGCCTTGGTGGACTATTATGCTAAATGTGATAAATTGGATGATGCCAGGTGCTGTTTTGTCAAAATTCATGAGAAGAATGTGGTTTCTTGGAATTCTTTAATTCTGGGTTGTGCAAATAAATGCCCTTATGCTGCTATTTCTTTGCTGGTGGAAATGCTTCAATGTGGATACCAGCCCAATGAGTTTTCATTTTCAGCTGTTCTTAtatcatcatccattttagagCTGCAGCAGCTTCATTGTCTAATTATAAGAATGGGCTATGACAACAACGACTATGTATTAAGTTCCCTTATTACCTCATATGGAAGGAATGGTCTCATTTCTGATGCACTGGTCTTTCTTGCAGCTTCTGAAACTCCACTTGCTGCTGTTCCTTCTAACAATGTTGCAGGAATTTATAACAAGGCTGGACATTACTATAAAACATTAGAGTTACTTTCTCAGCTTGAAGAGCCAGATAATGTTTCTTGGAACATTGCCATTGCCGCTTGCGCTCGCAATGGTAATTATAAAGAGGTTTTTGAACTTTTCAAACAAATGCTCGTGGCTCAAATTCATCCAGATAATTATACTTATGTTAGTCTTCTAAGTTCATCTAGTCAAATCTGCGATCTTGCTTTGGGTAGTTCTATCCATGGTTTCCTCATAAAGAATAATTTCAGTTCATGTGATACATTTGTCTGCAATGTATTGCTAGACATGTATGGAAAATGTGGGTGCCTCAGGAGTTCAGTTAAAATCTTTAACAGTATGAGAGATAGAAACCTAATCACATGGACAGCTCTAATTTCAGCCCTCGGAATCAATTCCTGTGCCCATGAAGCATTAGAAAGGTTCAAAGACATGGAACATCAGGGGCTTAGACCTGATAAGGTTGCTTTCATTGCAGTGCTTACAGCATGCAGACACGGTGCATTGGTGGGAGAAGGGATTGAGTTgttcaagaaaatgaagagTTATGGTCTTGAACCAGAAATGGATCATTACCATTGTCTTGTGGATTTATTTTCCAGGCATGGACATGTTAAGGAAGCAGAGAAAGTAATTTCCAGCATGCCTTGCCCACCAAATGCTCTCATATGGCGGACTTTTCTTGAAGGATGCAAGAAATACAGAAGTAAAGAGGATCAGTTAATAGTAACATAA